In a genomic window of Polycladomyces abyssicola:
- a CDS encoding PTS sugar transporter subunit IIB, which translates to MKRVIVACGSGVATSQMVASKLKNLLQKRGIPAQVDAVDIKSLDRHIKNCDVYVSITKPDKDYPVTVCSGIPFLTGVGMDAELEKIIQALK; encoded by the coding sequence ATGAAAAGAGTGATTGTAGCGTGTGGCTCTGGCGTGGCGACGAGTCAAATGGTCGCATCCAAACTCAAAAATCTGTTACAGAAACGAGGGATACCGGCGCAGGTAGATGCCGTAGATATCAAATCCCTGGATCGACACATCAAAAACTGTGACGTGTATGTATCGATTACGAAGCCAGACAAGGATTATCCCGTTACCGTCTGCAGCGGAATTCCTTTTCTAACGGGTGTTGGTATGGATGCAGAGCTTGAAAAGATCATCCAGGCATTGAAATAA
- a CDS encoding PTS galactitol transporter subunit IIC translates to MEVLKNAIHFVLDLGAPVFVPLIMIIVGLIVRMKFRDAFSSALTLGLAFIGMNMVVGFMMDSISPAAQAFVKNSGINLNAIDGGWTPMSTLAWAWPLAFLMFPVQIIINLLMLAFKQTNTLNVDLWNVWGKIFTAVLVIGVSGNIPLAFLIAAIQVVLELKMGDVNQKQIQKLTQIPGVTCTHGMTLFNVFLYPINRLLDYIPFLNKHIDANWLKQRIGIFAENHVMGFIIGVLIGTFAQYPPQKILILGVQGAAALTLFPMVARLFMEALAPLSDSISEYMKRKYSDRQLYIGLDWPFMAGCNELWVAMIIWVPITLLWAVILPGNNILPFGGIINLSLAVPALIVTGGNLLRMIVLGVLTTPVFLYVATYFAPTITNLAKDTHVINIKDGQFLSWSSIELPDFRYIFAQASNIVHGEFLGLVLAIGWLGLFYWYYKGMQKRANQLSTELDGTSHHMSL, encoded by the coding sequence ATGGAAGTACTCAAAAACGCGATTCATTTTGTATTGGACCTTGGTGCCCCTGTGTTCGTGCCGTTGATTATGATCATCGTGGGCTTGATTGTCCGCATGAAATTTAGAGATGCTTTTTCATCTGCATTAACCCTGGGATTGGCTTTCATCGGAATGAACATGGTCGTCGGTTTCATGATGGATTCCATCAGTCCGGCAGCACAAGCGTTTGTCAAGAACAGCGGCATCAACTTAAATGCTATTGATGGGGGCTGGACCCCCATGTCCACTCTTGCATGGGCATGGCCGCTGGCTTTCCTGATGTTCCCTGTTCAGATCATAATCAATCTCCTCATGTTGGCGTTTAAACAAACAAATACACTCAACGTGGATTTGTGGAACGTGTGGGGGAAGATTTTTACCGCGGTTCTCGTGATCGGGGTTTCCGGTAACATCCCGCTTGCCTTTTTGATCGCAGCCATTCAGGTAGTGCTTGAACTGAAAATGGGAGATGTCAACCAAAAACAAATCCAAAAATTAACGCAAATCCCTGGCGTCACTTGTACCCATGGGATGACACTTTTCAATGTATTTTTGTATCCCATTAACCGATTGCTGGATTATATTCCGTTCTTAAATAAACACATTGACGCCAACTGGTTGAAACAAAGGATCGGAATATTCGCAGAAAATCATGTGATGGGGTTCATCATTGGAGTCCTGATCGGAACTTTTGCCCAGTATCCGCCGCAAAAAATTCTCATCCTGGGGGTGCAAGGGGCAGCAGCCTTGACGCTGTTTCCCATGGTGGCCCGCTTGTTCATGGAAGCACTTGCTCCACTGTCAGATTCCATCTCCGAATATATGAAACGAAAGTACTCCGATCGTCAACTATACATCGGCTTGGATTGGCCGTTTATGGCAGGTTGCAATGAATTATGGGTGGCTATGATCATTTGGGTTCCCATTACCTTGTTATGGGCAGTCATCCTTCCCGGAAACAACATTCTACCCTTCGGAGGGATCATCAATCTCTCGCTGGCTGTACCAGCCCTCATTGTAACAGGTGGAAATCTACTGCGTATGATCGTGCTCGGCGTGCTGACAACACCGGTTTTCCTGTATGTAGCGACTTACTTTGCACCCACCATCACCAACCTGGCGAAGGACACCCATGTGATCAATATAAAAGATGGCCAGTTTTTATCGTGGAGTTCGATTGAATTACCCGATTTTCGTTATATATTCGCTCAAGCATCCAACATCGTTCACGGGGAGTTCCTGGGTCTGGTTTTGGCCATTGGATGGTTGGGGCTTTTCTACTGGTATTACAAGGGCATGCAAAAACGTGCGAATCAGCTTTCGACGGAACTTGACGGAACGAGTCATCACATGTCTTTGTGA
- a CDS encoding 1-phosphofructokinase family hexose kinase, whose product MATGFVGENKKDQFIQLLERKGVHCDFVVQKNATVRETLVLLDSTGEGSLMITDSGFQPTVESIQRLHQKLNQQIQQGDWVVFAGSPPEGFSPDDYRELLKCVVENGGRLVVDTSGQYLKTAIPLRPYLIKPNEYESQELVGRTLNTVDEYVNEIKRLMAKGIKYVIVSLGDRGSLVGHNGEVFQVLPPSIEARNDTGCGDVFVGGIVAMLSRKADLEEALRFATALSASKATHTSSSSFSLEQTRQLEKQVRIIRRESVCCTLKSEKTCAKSQG is encoded by the coding sequence ATTGCTACGGGATTTGTAGGGGAAAACAAGAAAGATCAATTCATTCAACTGCTCGAACGAAAAGGTGTCCATTGCGATTTTGTGGTTCAGAAAAACGCAACCGTCCGCGAAACCTTGGTGCTGTTGGACAGTACGGGTGAAGGGAGTTTGATGATCACTGATTCGGGGTTTCAACCTACTGTGGAATCGATCCAACGACTGCATCAAAAACTGAACCAGCAAATTCAGCAGGGGGACTGGGTAGTGTTTGCTGGAAGTCCCCCGGAAGGTTTTTCTCCGGATGATTATCGTGAATTGCTAAAGTGCGTGGTCGAAAACGGTGGCCGATTGGTGGTAGATACAAGTGGACAGTATCTGAAAACAGCCATTCCGTTGCGGCCGTATCTGATCAAACCCAACGAATACGAATCCCAGGAATTGGTAGGCAGGACACTGAACACAGTGGATGAATACGTGAATGAAATAAAACGATTGATGGCGAAGGGAATCAAGTATGTCATCGTTTCCCTCGGAGATAGAGGCAGTCTGGTGGGTCACAACGGGGAAGTCTTCCAAGTGCTCCCCCCATCCATCGAGGCACGAAATGATACTGGTTGTGGAGATGTCTTTGTAGGAGGCATCGTTGCCATGTTGAGCAGGAAAGCAGACCTCGAAGAAGCCCTTCGTTTTGCAACAGCGTTGAGTGCCTCTAAAGCCACTCATACATCCAGCTCATCTTTTTCGTTGGAACAGACGAGACAACTTGAAAAACAAGTTCGGATTATAAGGAGGGAGAGCGTGTGTTGTACTTTGAAGAGCGAAAAGACTTGTGCGAAGTCGCAAGGATGA
- a CDS encoding class II aldolase/adducin family protein, protein MLYFEERKDLCEVARMMFDRLLTNAAGGNISVKMSDSRFIMTPSLMSQQKFCRLKPEEILVVDSNGNILEGDGQLTREFNMHMAAYDAMPDAGAVIHAHPKESMVFASLGLEMPHMCEATRKLGEIRTLEYAPATSKDLADRVYAYLRSRAGDIPVATLLREHGILVIDKTLRKAYDMLERIEFNAYVNIQAKLFELMGAVKGDNHVHSFSYHSEE, encoded by the coding sequence GTGTTGTACTTTGAAGAGCGAAAAGACTTGTGCGAAGTCGCAAGGATGATGTTCGATCGATTGTTGACCAATGCGGCCGGGGGCAACATAAGTGTAAAGATGAGCGATTCAAGATTTATCATGACGCCTTCCCTCATGTCGCAACAAAAATTTTGCCGTTTGAAACCGGAAGAAATCCTGGTTGTAGACTCGAATGGGAACATTTTAGAGGGAGACGGACAACTTACCCGTGAATTTAATATGCATATGGCAGCCTATGATGCCATGCCAGACGCAGGTGCAGTCATACACGCCCATCCGAAGGAATCCATGGTGTTCGCTTCTTTAGGGCTCGAGATGCCTCATATGTGTGAAGCTACACGGAAGCTTGGAGAGATACGTACGCTTGAGTATGCTCCGGCTACCAGTAAAGATTTGGCGGACCGTGTATATGCTTATCTGAGAAGTCGAGCAGGTGACATCCCTGTAGCCACCTTATTACGTGAGCACGGGATTCTTGTGATCGATAAGACTCTTCGTAAGGCTTACGATATGTTAGAGAGAATTGAATTCAACGCCTACGTAAATATTCAAGCAAAGTTGTTTGAATTGATGGGTGCTGTCAAAGGGGACAATCATGTTCACTCTTTCAGTTATCACTCGGAGGAGTAA
- a CDS encoding FGGY-family carbohydrate kinase produces MNSSPIFLGVDIGTQGIRVVAIDQFGNLVGSREETFELDERARQEQSPEKWWDVLLRVMGDLAHQLRSVGKLDAIKAMSVTSTSGTMIPLDCNYQPLHDAIMYSDKRSGAEAEVCREAAFHDCREGYKDFHTSSGLPKILWFINHYPKKAEHIHVWAHAADFILGKLSGVWGVTDYTNALKTGYDLTNLCWPDYLFQKLSLPKNWFPNVLPSGTPIGRILPEVAEITGLPKTIMIVAGMTDGCASQIASGAIHLGDWNTTIGTTLVIKGVTKNKVVDPLGRIYNHRHPEGYWMPGGASNAGADWVTKEFGNADLEALNKQAEGIIPTSFMAYPLHQEGERFPFIAPQARGFEPKGLSKAEAFAAKMEGVAYLERYAYEMIEALASEQVNAVFTAGGASNSDVWLTIRSSVLQKPIYKMRHTMGAVGAAILAASQTSFSSISEAGKALTVCEKQVEPSKQLISQYDENYHRFIEILQDKGYISKEGNVVG; encoded by the coding sequence GTGAACAGCTCGCCTATTTTTTTGGGAGTAGATATCGGAACTCAGGGAATTCGGGTCGTAGCAATTGACCAGTTCGGAAATCTTGTGGGCTCACGAGAAGAGACATTCGAACTGGATGAGCGAGCCAGACAGGAACAGTCTCCTGAAAAATGGTGGGACGTCCTATTGCGTGTGATGGGAGATCTGGCACACCAGCTCCGATCAGTCGGGAAACTTGATGCCATCAAAGCCATGTCGGTAACGTCAACGTCCGGTACGATGATTCCCTTAGACTGTAATTATCAACCGCTTCATGATGCCATCATGTACAGTGACAAACGTTCCGGCGCGGAAGCCGAGGTTTGCCGAGAGGCGGCTTTCCACGACTGCAGGGAAGGTTACAAAGATTTTCACACGTCGAGTGGGTTGCCGAAGATTTTATGGTTTATCAATCATTACCCTAAAAAAGCTGAACACATCCATGTCTGGGCTCATGCCGCCGATTTTATTTTGGGAAAGTTAAGTGGCGTATGGGGTGTAACGGACTATACCAATGCGCTGAAAACCGGCTATGATCTTACCAACTTGTGCTGGCCTGATTATCTGTTTCAAAAACTGTCCCTTCCGAAGAACTGGTTTCCCAACGTTCTCCCCTCTGGGACACCGATAGGTCGAATTTTACCAGAAGTAGCCGAGATAACAGGCCTGCCAAAAACGATTATGATCGTTGCCGGTATGACAGACGGATGTGCTTCTCAAATCGCTTCAGGAGCGATCCATCTCGGCGACTGGAACACGACGATCGGTACAACCCTTGTAATAAAAGGCGTGACCAAGAATAAAGTTGTTGACCCGCTTGGCCGGATTTATAATCATCGCCATCCGGAAGGATATTGGATGCCAGGTGGTGCGAGTAATGCTGGGGCCGATTGGGTCACTAAGGAATTTGGAAACGCCGATCTGGAAGCGTTAAATAAACAGGCAGAAGGCATCATTCCAACTTCTTTTATGGCCTATCCGTTGCATCAAGAAGGGGAACGCTTCCCCTTCATCGCGCCGCAAGCAAGAGGTTTTGAACCGAAAGGGCTTTCAAAAGCAGAGGCTTTTGCCGCTAAGATGGAAGGAGTCGCGTATCTCGAACGCTATGCCTATGAAATGATTGAAGCGCTTGCGAGTGAACAGGTTAACGCTGTTTTCACAGCAGGCGGTGCTAGTAATAGTGATGTCTGGTTAACTATCCGAAGTAGCGTATTGCAAAAGCCGATCTATAAAATGAGACATACGATGGGTGCCGTTGGCGCGGCAATTCTCGCAGCTTCGCAAACGAGCTTTTCAAGTATAAGCGAGGCCGGAAAAGCGTTAACAGTTTGTGAAAAACAAGTGGAACCTTCGAAACAGCTCATTTCACAATACGACGAAAACTACCATCGTTTTATCGAGATACTTCAAGACAAAGGCTATATTTCGAAAGAGGGGAATGTTGTTGGCTAG
- a CDS encoding histidine phosphatase family protein, whose product MARIYLLRHGETAWNASDYRYCGRTDIELSDKGRKQAELAAVYLEKVPFAAAYASPLSRAYETARIIATKHQLSVEKDERIIEADFGLWEGKAKKQFIEEDPAVWEEWLNDPGTTQAGRIGETAEQIFNRMKAFFDEIADKHKGQTILVVAHNTVNRIFIAGSLGMPFRNYRSIHQDNTGITVFEKDSESIKFFNINLNTHLEISGDEKIEKTNCIERH is encoded by the coding sequence TTGGCTAGGATTTATTTATTGCGTCATGGCGAAACTGCATGGAATGCATCAGACTACCGATATTGTGGTCGAACTGATATTGAACTTTCAGATAAGGGAAGAAAACAAGCAGAATTAGCTGCTGTGTATTTAGAAAAAGTGCCCTTTGCTGCTGCGTATGCTTCTCCCTTGTCTCGAGCCTATGAAACAGCAAGAATCATTGCAACGAAGCACCAGCTGTCGGTTGAAAAAGATGAGCGGATTATCGAAGCAGATTTCGGCCTATGGGAAGGAAAAGCAAAAAAGCAGTTTATTGAGGAAGATCCAGCAGTATGGGAGGAATGGTTGAACGATCCGGGAACTACTCAGGCAGGGAGGATAGGAGAAACAGCTGAACAAATCTTTAACAGAATGAAAGCTTTCTTTGACGAAATCGCGGATAAACATAAGGGGCAAACAATTCTTGTCGTCGCACATAATACGGTTAACCGTATCTTTATTGCTGGATCGCTTGGAATGCCTTTCAGGAATTACAGGAGCATTCATCAAGATAATACCGGAATCACGGTGTTTGAGAAGGATAGCGAATCCATCAAATTCTTCAACATCAATCTAAATACTCACTTGGAAATATCCGGTGATGAGAAGATAGAAAAAACAAACTGTATTGAAAGACATTGA
- a CDS encoding CBO0543 family protein yields MVFLKWWLVWWVIGLVLINWSQWQKGYATVLAGIVGSFFLDMTIDYQGFWKYHDPILPGMWPNITLNLGLYPIGTWIFVQKLPHRFWQRAVWVVLGASILIAVEFHLFSTGHIRYDHGWNIGYSWVANVVLLVLLMLHYRWVEKRLCRVRK; encoded by the coding sequence ATGGTGTTTTTAAAATGGTGGCTGGTATGGTGGGTAATCGGGCTGGTTCTGATTAACTGGTCCCAATGGCAAAAAGGTTACGCTACAGTACTGGCAGGGATAGTCGGGTCGTTTTTTTTGGATATGACGATCGATTACCAAGGCTTTTGGAAATATCACGACCCGATTTTACCCGGAATGTGGCCCAATATCACGTTAAATCTGGGATTATATCCGATCGGCACATGGATTTTTGTGCAAAAGCTTCCCCACCGCTTTTGGCAGCGAGCCGTTTGGGTGGTCCTCGGTGCCTCCATCTTGATCGCGGTGGAATTTCATCTGTTCTCGACAGGACACATTCGATATGATCACGGCTGGAACATCGGGTACTCGTGGGTCGCCAATGTGGTGCTGTTGGTGTTGCTCATGCTTCATTACCGCTGGGTGGAAAAAAGATTGTGTCGGGTAAGAAAATGA
- a CDS encoding phosphatase PAP2 family protein, producing the protein MFQSVETIIVTWIATILLIIGWCLRSNPFSALHGFVVDLFRQRRLLVLFAGALSVLLLNKLELLIESHIQQKIDFTPYIYAFEGHVTPLFQQTLTSRPLTYITTYFYVIVFAAMMVASLAIYHREKDFRSLYAFLYAISLNYFLAIPFFLFIPVEETWHMHPAVRFLIPDVYPAFEEQYRHFSGLDNSFPSLHTSISVMMAMIAYQSKNRRFARFTIVSAAVILFSILYLGIHWIMDLLAGVILGIFSASLAFRWSDYTLTYPWFFPTRKKPASEQSYH; encoded by the coding sequence GTGTTTCAATCAGTCGAAACCATCATCGTAACCTGGATTGCAACTATCCTTCTCATCATCGGCTGGTGTTTACGTTCCAATCCGTTCTCCGCTCTGCACGGCTTCGTTGTGGATCTCTTCCGACAGAGGCGCCTGTTGGTCTTGTTTGCTGGAGCACTCAGTGTATTGCTACTCAACAAACTGGAGTTGTTGATCGAATCGCATATTCAGCAAAAAATCGATTTTACTCCGTACATTTATGCCTTCGAAGGCCACGTCACGCCCTTGTTTCAACAGACATTGACTTCCCGGCCGCTCACGTACATCACCACCTATTTCTATGTGATTGTATTTGCAGCCATGATGGTCGCTTCACTGGCCATCTACCACAGAGAAAAGGACTTTCGTTCGCTGTATGCGTTTTTGTATGCCATTTCACTCAATTATTTTCTCGCGATTCCGTTTTTCCTGTTCATACCGGTAGAAGAGACATGGCACATGCATCCGGCTGTACGATTTCTGATTCCGGACGTTTATCCGGCCTTTGAGGAACAATACCGTCATTTCTCCGGATTGGACAACTCCTTTCCCAGTCTGCATACGTCCATCTCAGTGATGATGGCCATGATTGCGTATCAGTCCAAAAATCGCCGGTTCGCCCGATTCACGATCGTTTCGGCCGCCGTCATTTTATTTTCCATTTTGTATCTGGGTATCCATTGGATTATGGATTTGCTGGCTGGCGTCATCCTGGGTATCTTCAGCGCATCGCTGGCATTCAGATGGAGCGACTATACACTCACTTATCCGTGGTTTTTCCCGACCCGTAAAAAACCTGCGTCGGAACAGTCCTATCATTGA
- a CDS encoding TIGR04086 family membrane protein, which yields MKTPMVDHSSKFRLRSPLLAGLLLIWTVVIAGSVLVTFLLRWTSIQESSLPFITYGINGIALLGGGWLAGRKSRGKGWLYGGMAGLLYALIVWMLAFLAFDTAMRLPPLLFSGAAFGLSALGGMVGVNSRR from the coding sequence ATGAAAACGCCCATGGTGGATCATTCATCCAAATTTCGTCTGCGCTCTCCCCTGTTAGCAGGGTTGCTTCTGATCTGGACCGTGGTGATCGCAGGATCAGTATTGGTCACGTTCTTGTTACGCTGGACTTCTATACAGGAATCTTCCCTGCCGTTCATCACCTACGGCATCAATGGTATCGCACTGCTCGGCGGCGGCTGGCTTGCAGGAAGGAAAAGCAGGGGGAAAGGTTGGTTGTACGGGGGGATGGCCGGTTTGTTATATGCACTTATCGTCTGGATGCTTGCATTTCTCGCTTTTGATACCGCCATGCGTCTTCCACCGCTGTTGTTCTCCGGAGCTGCGTTCGGATTAAGTGCATTGGGTGGTATGGTCGGGGTCAACTCCAGGAGATGA
- a CDS encoding DUF421 domain-containing protein, which yields MELWSLFLRSLFAYLLVLLIMRLMGKREIGKLSIFDLAVFIMIADLAVIFIEDTHVPLVKGIIPIMTLFLGQLTLSYLSLKNTRLRHLVDGQPSILIRNGRIMEEEMARQRYTLDDLMTQLREKNIPNIADVEFAILETSGKLSVIPRASVEKRAESHDPNEKSGFRPFMLPVTLIVDGKVQEDGLNQIGQNRFWLKNQIQQYGYKDFKEVFFASIDHRGRLYIDAKQD from the coding sequence GTGGAGTTATGGTCATTGTTTCTTCGTTCTTTATTCGCATATTTATTGGTGCTGTTGATTATGCGGTTGATGGGTAAGCGGGAAATCGGCAAACTGTCCATTTTCGATTTGGCTGTGTTCATCATGATTGCCGATTTGGCAGTGATCTTCATTGAAGATACCCACGTGCCGTTGGTAAAAGGCATCATTCCGATCATGACCCTGTTTCTGGGACAATTGACGCTTTCTTATCTCTCATTGAAGAATACCCGACTGCGTCACTTGGTGGACGGTCAACCCTCCATCCTCATCAGAAACGGCAGGATCATGGAGGAGGAAATGGCCAGACAACGATACACGTTGGACGATCTTATGACGCAGTTGCGGGAGAAGAACATACCCAACATCGCCGACGTGGAATTTGCGATTTTGGAGACTTCGGGGAAATTGAGCGTGATCCCGCGCGCGTCGGTGGAAAAAAGAGCTGAAAGCCACGATCCCAATGAAAAATCGGGGTTTCGTCCATTTATGCTGCCGGTGACATTGATTGTCGATGGTAAGGTACAGGAAGATGGATTGAACCAAATCGGACAAAACCGTTTTTGGCTGAAAAACCAGATTCAGCAATACGGATACAAGGACTTTAAAGAGGTTTTCTTCGCCAGCATCGATCACCGAGGACGTCTCTACATTGATGCCAAACAGGATTAA
- the spoVB gene encoding stage V sporulation protein B, which yields MTKQSFLHGTLILVGAGFITKILGFVYRIALSRIIGDEGMGLFQMAFPILLFVIVLATAGLPVAISKLVSEAEATGDEERIRFILRVSLGIVIVTSMVLTGLTVLFAPWIASHLLTDERAVYALTGIAPVIPIVAVASIFRGYFQGRQQMNPYAAAQIVEQIVRITTILLLAQYLLPYGVEYASAGAMIGIVAGEGAGLFVLLRAFRNDPRRPPLRMRIGRNDRVGTLSRLSRLALPVTASRTFGSLSYAVEPIVVSQSLAIAGIATTTATALYGQLEGMAIPLVYFPAFITYALSVSLVPAVSEAAARGQRRMVEHRLRQAVRLSMIVGAPCAVWMFVLADPLTLLVYRNTEVARLIQILAPFAVFLYLQGPLAAVLQGLDRANDAMRNSIFGSLIKTGLIFLFASRPSLGIDGVALAINCGIVIVTVLHLFSIMRHIPFTVHLRDWIKLTVCIGGMAMTSFLWLNHSTGALWMRLLSTFAVSAGVYGALLILFSLIRREDARHLPVIGKWMNRLLPR from the coding sequence GTGACCAAGCAGTCTTTTTTGCACGGCACCCTGATCTTGGTCGGTGCGGGGTTTATCACAAAAATCCTCGGATTTGTCTACCGTATTGCCTTGTCCCGTATTATCGGCGACGAAGGCATGGGTTTGTTTCAGATGGCGTTCCCGATTCTGCTGTTCGTCATCGTCCTCGCAACTGCGGGTTTGCCCGTGGCCATCTCCAAGCTGGTCTCGGAAGCCGAAGCCACCGGCGATGAAGAACGCATCCGCTTCATCCTGAGGGTATCGCTGGGCATTGTCATCGTAACCAGTATGGTGTTGACGGGATTGACGGTTCTGTTTGCGCCGTGGATTGCCTCCCATCTCTTGACGGATGAGAGAGCTGTCTACGCTTTGACCGGTATCGCTCCCGTCATCCCCATCGTGGCGGTTGCCTCCATTTTTCGCGGCTATTTTCAGGGACGTCAACAGATGAATCCGTATGCCGCCGCCCAGATCGTTGAGCAGATCGTTCGGATCACCACGATTCTCCTGTTGGCGCAATATTTGTTGCCCTATGGGGTGGAATACGCATCGGCGGGCGCCATGATTGGCATTGTTGCGGGAGAAGGGGCGGGTTTGTTCGTCTTGTTGCGCGCATTTCGCAATGACCCCCGGAGACCGCCGCTTCGTATGCGGATCGGACGGAATGACCGCGTCGGTACCTTGAGCCGACTGAGTCGGTTGGCCTTACCTGTTACCGCCAGTAGAACATTCGGGTCGCTATCCTATGCGGTGGAACCGATCGTTGTTTCCCAAAGCCTGGCAATCGCCGGCATTGCCACCACAACAGCGACAGCACTGTATGGACAATTGGAGGGAATGGCCATTCCGTTAGTCTATTTTCCAGCGTTCATCACATATGCACTGTCTGTCTCACTCGTCCCCGCCGTTTCCGAAGCAGCGGCACGCGGACAGCGCCGAATGGTCGAACATCGTCTTCGCCAAGCAGTTCGGTTGTCTATGATCGTTGGCGCTCCTTGTGCCGTGTGGATGTTTGTACTGGCCGATCCTTTGACACTGTTGGTTTACCGTAACACGGAGGTAGCCCGTTTGATACAGATACTGGCTCCGTTCGCCGTCTTCTTGTACCTTCAGGGACCGTTGGCAGCTGTTCTGCAAGGGCTGGACCGGGCGAACGATGCCATGCGTAATTCCATATTCGGATCATTGATCAAAACTGGGTTGATCTTTCTGTTCGCCTCTCGTCCGTCCCTCGGGATCGACGGGGTGGCACTGGCTATCAATTGCGGGATCGTCATCGTCACGGTGCTCCATCTGTTTAGCATCATGCGCCATATCCCGTTCACCGTTCATCTGAGGGACTGGATCAAACTCACCGTCTGCATCGGCGGGATGGCAATGACGTCGTTCCTGTGGTTAAACCACAGTACCGGTGCGTTGTGGATGCGGTTGTTGTCCACGTTCGCGGTGAGTGCCGGGGTGTACGGTGCACTGCTGATTCTGTTTTCGCTCATTCGCAGAGAAGATGCCCGACACTTGCCGGTGATCGGCAAATGGATGAACCGACTTCTGCCGCGTTAA
- a CDS encoding post-transcriptional regulator — MRQSLKPVSRKAKSSVELLSESELMQCIEDLCNSKAEEFRMYGYENVTGEQVWACVSENYRRGWPRLNRLVNDIMSLKATRFMNWLMISVYKNDEEEPLKKKS; from the coding sequence ATGCGGCAGTCTTTGAAACCGGTGAGCCGGAAAGCCAAGTCCTCCGTGGAGCTGTTGAGTGAATCCGAGCTGATGCAGTGCATCGAGGATTTGTGCAACAGCAAAGCCGAAGAATTTCGGATGTACGGATACGAAAATGTGACGGGTGAACAGGTGTGGGCCTGCGTTTCCGAGAACTATCGGCGTGGGTGGCCGCGCTTGAATCGCCTGGTGAACGACATTATGTCCCTGAAAGCTACCCGTTTCATGAACTGGCTGATGATCAGCGTCTACAAAAACGATGAGGAAGAACCATTGAAGAAAAAAAGCTGA